In Cryptomeria japonica chromosome 10, Sugi_1.0, whole genome shotgun sequence, a genomic segment contains:
- the LOC131858892 gene encoding uncharacterized protein LOC131858892, whose translation MYPCIPNEVLSAAEPWFYPASPPLLIPQCFFTSAIDCTEVVYGVKAGAKAAAIAFVASAIPVLMGARAIPWARANLNYAAQAHIISLVEQPISLWQIKLFWPLPGKTHSKNWVPWKHRSKWQE comes from the exons ATGTATCcatgcattcccaatgaagtgctTTCAGCGGCGGAACCCTGGTTTTATCCTGCATCGCCTCCTTTACTTATACCACAATGCTTCTTTACTTCTGCAATTGACTGCACCGAAGTTGTGT aTGGAGTAAAAGCAGGGGCAAAGGCAGCCGCAATTGCATTTGTCGCATCTGCAATTCCCGTG TTGATGGGAGCACGGGCCATTCCTTGGGCAAGGGCGAATCTCAACTATGCAGCTCAGGCACACATCATCTCTTtag TGGAGCAGCCTATTTCATTGTGGCAGATAAAACTATTCTGGCCACTGCCCGGAAAAACTCATTCGAAAAATTGGGTCCCATGGAAGCATCGTTCTAAATGGCAGGAATGA